CGCTGGTGTAGTTAAAATGTTGTGCAGCGCAATAGTCGGACTCACAACCTGGACCTTTACAGGTCGTGGTGAAAACATTTGAAGCCTATTTGTGTAGGTTATTAGCCAGACAAAACCCGCTGAGTTCAACAGTAAATAGTGGCAATAAATATCCACAAGACAACATTTTGTCCCCCCTTATTGTTAGGCTCTTTGATgtccttttatttaaaaaaagtgATGTTCTTTTTTATAAAAAGTGTATAAATAGTAGCCAAATAGTGTACACTGTAGGTAGaagatcctcccgtgtatgatagttttgaattaaatagtgtgtgataatgacatacaggtgtgtgaacaggtgattagaattcaggtgatttgggatctggagagtgagctgcgttcaggggatctacctgtttgagagtgtgagttggaagcagacgttacaataTAGGAAAAAAATATAATCCGCTACTGCTGGCTGGGTATTCCTCTGGTTCACCTCAATAGTCTGAATTGTCTTACTCTTCTCGTCGTTGCATCCATAACTCTGGACTGATTAACACTTGCTTCATTTTGTACGTTTCCAAATAATAATTTTATTTAATGAAACACTTTTTGTCAGAAAATAAATGCATATAAATTAccaactgcgttacccactctAGTCAGCAGATGGCAATGTGCGTCTTTCAGGCGATGCTGATAGtctgacgtataatctagtggacgggacgATTCTTCAACAACAACTAAATCTGGTCAACCATCTCGGTAGCTTGCTAGCCAACATACCCGAAATATTGGAGCTCTTTAGACGCTTTCGGTGATTATTAGCCACTGTGTTTGAAACATTTCCGTCTTATCTACTAGTTGCCCCATTTAATTGCAATTGTTGTTGTTAGTCAGCTAATTTAACTGTCGGATTAAAGTAGAACTAGGCTAGTCGCTAGCTAACTAACATCATCGACCATGAGCTCACTAATGTACTACCCCCCTGCTAAAGAAGAGGTCTGTTGGACGGAGAAAGAAACTATCGTGAAAGTGGAGAACGAAGAAGAAGCCGTCACCGTAAAAAAAGAGGTAGAGGGTGAGTccgttacagtgaaagaagagaaagaagttGCAGTGAAAGAAGAGGACGAAGCTTTCCTAGTGAAAGAGGAGGACGTTACTGTGAAAGAAGATAAAGAGGAAAAGAAAAATGAGGATGCCGTTTTTGGAGTTAAAGAGGAGGTGAATGATATGCCTGTCGCAGTGAAGGAAGAGGAATACGTTTTTGGAGTGAAGGAgggggagattactgtcacattgGAGGAGGAGACTGGCGATCTGATTAGCACCAGTAAGTACTGTCTCAAAAACTTTGCAGTTGTTGAATGTGTGGGTTAAAAGGGTCATTCTACTGACGTTTTACTGTACTATTTTGTTAAAGCTACAAAGAGTGGCGACCACCAACAAAACATAACAATGTATCAAATACATACAAAATAGCACTTTATGCTTTCTATGATAAAGGTAGCTATCATATTTGAATTCCTGCACACTGTATGAATATAATAGTTGTTTATTCATACTAGTTTAATTTCTATGTACCAAAACGATGGCAATGTTCATAGAATATTACACATGCTACGTGTTAGTATAAAGCCAATACCAGACTTGGTTTTCATCTGTTGCAGTTTGTCTTTGTCGTAGTGAAAAACTTGGCCTCAGATTATTGAGGAATCTGAATTGGATTAAACCTCACAGGAAGACAGGTTTATCATATACATGTTTCATTCAGGGTCATATTCATTGGTGCACAacgtagcaaaacgttttgcaactcAAAAGGAAAACAAGCATTTCTTATTAGACAAGATCAGGTAGttgcccccctcctcccccatttcggtctgtttgcttccgtttacaCAACCCTGGTCTCTCTGGAGTCATTCCACCTTAAAAAAGCACAAGAAATAGGATTTCGACCCCCACCAGCTCATATTGTTCTGACTTCATTTCTGCAGTTAGAAACAGACAAGTTTAGCATTCCTGAAACTATTTATTTGGATTAAATATAATATGATCTCtgaggaatcaaatcaaatgctattggtcacatacacatatttagcagatgttattgcgggtgtagcgaaatgcctgtgttcctagctccaacagtgcagtagtatctaacaattcacaacaatacacaaatctaaaagtaaaataatggaatttagaaatatatcaatattaggacaagcaatgttggagtggcattgactaaataaagttgaatagaatacagtatatacatatgagatgagtaaagcaatatgtaaacattattaaagtgactattgttccattccttaaagtggccactgagttctagtctatgcctataggcagcagcctctaatgtgctagtgatgactgtttaacagtttgatggccttgagatagaagctgtttttcagtctcttggtcccagctttgatgcacctgtactgacctcgccttctgcacgatagcggggtgaacagactgTGGCTcgagtggttgatgtccttgatgatctttttgcctgtgacatcgggtgctgtaggtgtcctggagggcaagcaatgtgcccccggtgatgtgttgtgcagatcgtaccaccctctggagagccctgcggttatgggcggtgcagttgctgtaccaaacggtgatacagcccggcaggatgctctcaattgtgcatctgtaaaagtttctgagggtcttaggggccaacctgaatttcttcagcctcttgagtttgaagaggcactgttgcgccttctttaccacaatgtctgtgtgggtggacaatttcagattgttagtgatgtgtacgccaaggaacttgaagctttccaccttctccactgcggttctgtcgatgtggatagaggcgtgctccctctgctttttcctaaagtccacgatcagctaattgattgcacccaaattgatTCCACACAAATTGGCCATTCTTATCTTATAATCttaaataaatatagtacctaacatcTGATTTGGACAATGAGcaagacatgaggaatccaatAAAATGATCAATAGCCCTCCccaacaaccagtatacagtatcagttctctatctctgacaagtagtatggagctgcAGCTTGAAGTATTTCTTTTTCAACCTTCGTAATGTATCCCCTGTGAATCTGGTGATGTTTTTCCCTCTGTTCAGAGAAATTAGCCATTGAAGTTGCTTGCATTCTTTACCGTAAATATGTTTGAAAGTACCATGTTTTGCACACTAGAGGCTACTGTTCCTTCTACTGCCACCACACCCTTTTATCAATTTTGCTTGTCTCTTGTGTTTATTACATGGATCATCacattttctttgcaactttgggTGAAAAAACAATAGCTTTGGCTCATTTCTCAGAGAacaaattatatttaaaaaatatatgtttcaaGAATGCTAAACTTATCTGCACAGaaacgatttcagaacaatctgagatggtgggcgacatggcttgctgaaatgacatggaatgtCTCTGTTTAACTAAATACTCTGTTTTACTTTGGCAGGGGAGAGACCAGGCTCTTACTCTGAAAGTGGCACGAGTCCCTCAGAGGAACCAGACCCAGAGACGTCCAAACCAGCAAGACCACATCACTGCTTTCAGTGTGGAAAGAGATTTATCCAGTTAGGGCACCTGAAAGAACATAAGAGAatgcacacaggggagaagccttaccactgctcccaatgtgaaAAGAGATTTTCCTCATCAGGGTCCCTGAAATCACACGAGAGGACGCActcaggagagaagcctttccaatgctcccagtgtggaaagagttttacccggTTAGGGAGCCTGAGaaaacatgagagaatacacacaggagagaagccctaTCAATGTGCTGAGTGTGTAAAGAGTTTTAGCTGGTTAGAGCATCTAGAAGAACATAAAAGAATACACTCATGTGAAAAGCCCTACCaatgctcccaatgtggaaataGTTTTACCCGGTTAGGGCATCTGGAAGAACATAAAAGAATACACTCAGGAGAGAAACCCTACCAATGCTCCCAGTGTGGCAAGAGTTTTACCCGGTTAGGGAGCCTGAAAAAACACGAGAGAATACACTCAGGAGAGAAGCCCTAccaatgctcccagtgtggaaagagttttacccagtTAGGGAACCTAAAAGATCataagagaatacacacaggtgagAAGCCTTTCCATTGCTCTcagtgtggaaagggttttaccCAAGCAGGGTACCTGAAGTCACATAAGAGGactcacacaggagaaaagccttaccattgttcccagtgtggaaatcACTTCTCCACATCAAGTAACCTGAAAAAACATGAACGGATACACTCAGTAGAGAAGCCATTCCACTGTTTTCATTGTGAAAAGAGTTTTAAGAAGTTAGGGAAACTGAAACAACATGAGCAAAGACACACAAGCGAGAAACCTATTTCAACTGCTCCTCCTGTGGATTGAAATGTACTTGTTTAAAGCAACTGCAATCAcataaatttacatttacatttatgtcatttagcagacgctcttatccagagcgacttacaaaaatGTATTATAAATGTATCAATGCTcccagtagctaggtttccatccaatttgtgacagattttcatgcgaatattcaaAAATATGCATGAAAATATTCACATTTTCCCAACAGAGGTGCATTTCCatcaaactgacttgttgcaAATAAAAAGCTATacgtgatgacatagtgcacataaaaaGCACTAAGTCGTATAACTTTTATTTTAGGCCTacctaataaataaaaaaaagttaatGTTTCCATCCCATTATTATCTCAAGATCGTTTTTATTTGTCAATTGGCAGCCAAGCACTGATCATCATGTCGCCAGCATACAAATTAAGacactcaatatttattggacagcatcaagctcatcaccgtgcactttcaccaccatgGGAATTcaatcataacttatttcatgtGTAGCTTAATAAATTGCATGCTTTTTGAAGTCGTGATGGGAGGACCGCACAACATATCATCATGTCACTGCAACTTTGCTTCGACATGATGGTTATTCtatcaatatttgtgcataaaaGTGTTTTCACCAGAATTGTTCCGTAgttcattttacagacacaaaaaatcCCACCAAGTTGAACGAACAAGTTGTCCATCTGCATTTATGAAATTGTACCAACACTCCCTGTTTCTATCACATCTGTTTTGAATTTGTTTTTATACGGCatgactttactcgcataaaaataTTGGATGAAAACATTGTTAGTGTGGAATTATATTTACCCAGTTAGGGAACCTGAAAGACCATGAGGTAATAAACACAGGGGAGatgccttaccactgctcccagtgtgggatGGAATATATCACATCAAATGGACTTCAAGTTCATGAGAAAACGCATATGCTGCTCCCACACTTATCACATATTTTTGACTGAGAAATTGTGCTTTTGTTGATGTCACATGAAATCAAATTGTATAAAGCGGACTTAAAAATGcagctgtattttatttattttttaaacatgaaCTAAATATGGAGTATGTCAGTTTGAATGTCAGTTTGAACGGCCTCCCGCGGTCTTATTTTATTGAGTTTCAATGGACTGTGTCATTCCAGTGAGTGTGTATAAAGTCGGTGTAAGGGAGTTAAtgcaaaaaagggtcaatgcaaatagtccgggtcgCCATTTCATGAACTGTTtggtagtcttatggcttggggttagaagctgttcaggtggcTTTTTGTCCCAGACTTTACCCTGGTTCCCCTTGCTGtacggtagcagagtgaacagtctatggcttaggTGGCTGGGATCTTtgacaccgtctggtatagaggtcctggatggcatggaGCTTGCCCCCAGTGAAATACTGGACCATccccaccaccctctgtagtaccttgcgATCAAGGGTGGTGCAGTGGCCATACCACGCGGtattatacaatgcattcggaaactattcagacccaaTTTCTTTTTACAGATTTTGTTATGTTAGtaatattctaaaatatatattttttgttttaattcctcatcaatctacacacaaaaccccatgatGATAaagcaaatgttttattttatcaaATGTTCTGAAAGTCAATAACACTgaattatcacatttacataagtattcagaccctttactcagtactttgttgaatcacctttggcagcaattacagccttgagtctactTGGCATAcatgtatttagggagtttctcacatt
The Oncorhynchus nerka isolate Pitt River linkage group LG28, Oner_Uvic_2.0, whole genome shotgun sequence genome window above contains:
- the LOC115112696 gene encoding zinc finger protein 883-like, translating into MSSLMYYPPAKEEVCWTEKETIVKVENEEEAVTVKKEVEGESVTVKEEKEVAVKEEDEAFLVKEEDVTVKEDKEEKKNEDAVFGVKEEVNDMPVAVKEEEYVFGVKEGEITVTLEEETGDLISTRERPGSYSESGTSPSEEPDPETSKPARPHHCFQCGKRFIQLGHLKEHKRMHTGEKPYHCSQCEKRFSSSGSLKSHERTHSGEKPFQCSQCGKSFTRLGSLRKHERIHTGEKPYQCAECVKSFSWLEHLEEHKRIHSCEKPYQCSQCGNSFTRLGHLEEHKRIHSGEKPYQCSQCGKSFTRLGSLKKHERIHSGEKPYQCSQCGKSFTQLGNLKDHKRIHTGEKPFHCSQCGKGFTQAGYLKSHKRTHTGEKPYHCSQCGNHFSTSSNLKKHERIHSVEKPFHCFHCEKSFKKLGKLKQHEQRHTSEKPISTAPPVD